The region CTTGGTGCGCCGTTTCGTGGAGGATGTCTTCAAAGATGATTATATAGTCTCTTTCGGCACGAAAGTCACCAAGAAAGTGCTCGTGCTCGACGAGGTGGAGCTCATGCTCATGCTCTGGGATATACTGGGCCAAAAGAGCGATGATGCCTTGCATTCCGCCTATTACAAAGGCGCGAACGGCGCTCTTTTGGTATTTGATCTTACCAGGCCTGAAACGTTAGATAATCTGCTAAAATGGAGAGACGACTTCCTGCGTATTGCACCCAATGCCAAGATAGTGATTGTTGCCAACAAGGCGGACCTGGAGAGCAAGGTCACTGACAATAAATTAAACGCTTCGCGGGAGATTCTGGGTGGGCCTTTAATCATCACCTCTGCCAAGACTGGCCAAGGAGTGGAGGAGGCCTTCCTCGAGCTCGGTAGATTAATAATGGAGGAGGTAGCGTGAGCGATGAGAGCAATCCATTCTTTGTAATGCCTGGCTCAGCTTTGAGGGACCTAAGAGAAGAGCTGGAATTGATAGAGGACGAAGAGGCCAAAGAAACACTGGCCAGATTTGGGTATAGGGCTGGTGTTGGCATGATTCAAGCCCTGGGTGTCGAAGCTGAGACTTCCTCACAATTGAAGGATGTGCT is a window of Methanomassiliicoccales archaeon DNA encoding:
- a CDS encoding Rab family GTPase — protein: MERRKFIRKVCLLGDGAVGKTSLVRRFVEDVFKDDYIVSFGTKVTKKVLVLDEVELMLMLWDILGQKSDDALHSAYYKGANGALLVFDLTRPETLDNLLKWRDDFLRIAPNAKIVIVANKADLESKVTDNKLNASREILGGPLIITSAKTGQGVEEAFLELGRLIMEEVA